Proteins encoded in a region of the Bombyx mori chromosome 21, ASM3026992v2 genome:
- the GSTe6 gene encoding glutathione S-transferase epsilon 6, giving the protein MTPILYKTDASPPARAVMMIVDILGLKVDEQELNPILRQQDTPEFKKKNPMRTIPILEEGDFYLADSHAIMLYLIDKYGKPEHAHLYPSEKRKRATINQRLFFDCGVLFPRLRAVMAPTYAGKLAELNRNMIKNIEDAYSIMESYLTENLYLADEVVTVADISAITTISSLNGLYPVDEKSKWINRMNDKEYCRKINTPGSELHVAGLIALMDNTKHNQQSKL; this is encoded by the exons AGTCCGCCTGCTAGGGCTGTGATGATGATTGTTGATATATTGGGACTAAAAGTTGACGAGCAGGAACTGAATCCAATATTACGCCAACAAGACACACcggaatttaaaaaa AAAAATCCAATGAGAACTATTCCTATATTAGAGGAAGGAGATTTCTACCTCGCGGATAG TCACGCCATTATGTTGTACTTGATCGATAAATACGGTAAACCGGAACACGCTCATCTCTATCCGAGCGAGAAAAGGAAACGAGCTACAATAAATCAACGACTTTTCTTTGACTGCGGAGTGCTATTCCCTAGATTGAGGGCCGTTATG GCACCAACGTACGCAGGAAAATTAGCGGAATTGAATCGAAACATGATCAAGAACATCGAGGATGCTTATTCAATAATGGAATCCTATCTAACAGAGAATTTGTATCTAGCTGATGAAGTTGTCACTGTAGCGGACATAAGCGCAATAACGACTATTTCGTCTTTGAACGGCTTGTACCCGGTAGATGAGAAAag CAAATGGATAAACAGAATGAACGATAAAGAATATTGTAGAAAGATCAACACTCCCGGAAGCGAGCTACATGTGGCCGGTTTGATAGCCTTAATGGACAATACTAAACACAATCAGCAATCAAAACTTTAG
- the GSTe6 gene encoding glutathione S-transferase epsilon 6 isoform X1, translating into MTPILYKTDASPPARAVMMIVDILGLKVDEQELNPILRQQDTPEFKKKNPMRTIPILEEGDFYLADSHAIMLYLIDKYGKPEHAHLYPSEKRKRATINQRLFFDCGVLFPRLRAVMAPTYAGKLAELNRNMIKNIEDAYSIMESYLTENLYLADEVVTVADISAITTISSLNGLYPVDEKRYPKLSKWINRMNDKEYCRKINTPGSELHVAGLIALMDNTKHNQQSKL; encoded by the exons AGTCCGCCTGCTAGGGCTGTGATGATGATTGTTGATATATTGGGACTAAAAGTTGACGAGCAGGAACTGAATCCAATATTACGCCAACAAGACACACcggaatttaaaaaa AAAAATCCAATGAGAACTATTCCTATATTAGAGGAAGGAGATTTCTACCTCGCGGATAG TCACGCCATTATGTTGTACTTGATCGATAAATACGGTAAACCGGAACACGCTCATCTCTATCCGAGCGAGAAAAGGAAACGAGCTACAATAAATCAACGACTTTTCTTTGACTGCGGAGTGCTATTCCCTAGATTGAGGGCCGTTATG GCACCAACGTACGCAGGAAAATTAGCGGAATTGAATCGAAACATGATCAAGAACATCGAGGATGCTTATTCAATAATGGAATCCTATCTAACAGAGAATTTGTATCTAGCTGATGAAGTTGTCACTGTAGCGGACATAAGCGCAATAACGACTATTTCGTCTTTGAACGGCTTGTACCCGGTAGATGAGAAAag atatccaaaaCTTAGCAAATGGATAAACAGAATGAACGATAAAGAATATTGTAGAAAGATCAACACTCCCGGAAGCGAGCTACATGTGGCCGGTTTGATAGCCTTAATGGACAATACTAAACACAATCAGCAATCAAAACTTTAG
- the LOC692915 gene encoding ubiquitin conjugating enzyme E2 (The RefSeq protein has 1 substitution compared to this genomic sequence): MACLNTLKLEIKTLEQVFPKNHERFQIMSASVDELTCRFVGKNGKKYEIHANITETYPTTPPVWFAESEDPIVTNAVQILTNTQGRDNHVINQVGILLRELCKLHGVPEPPDLDSLSLPVHPAPPQHRVPSVTSNGAESGTEEDEEMAAEEDDSEGEDDLPLEMVEDAGRSNKDDMETEHLATLERLRQNQRQDYLSGSVSGSLQATDRLMKELRDIYRSHSFKNNMYSIELVNDSLYEWNIRLRSVDPDSTLHNDLLLLKEKEGKDSILLNIIFKETYPFEPPFVRVVYPIISGGYVLVGGAICMELLTKQGWSSAYTVEAVIMQIAATLVKGKARIQFSATKVVSQTQYSLARAQQSFKCLVQIHEKNGWFTPPKEDG; encoded by the exons ATGGCTTGCTTAAATACCCTTAAGTTAGAAATTAAAACATTAGAACAAGTGTTTCCAAAAAACCATGAACGTTTTCAGATAATGTCAGCTAGTGTCGACGAACTGACCTGCAGGTTCGTTGGCAAAAATGGAAAGAAATATGAAATACACGCAAACATAACT GAAACATACCCCACCACACCACCAGTCTGGTTTGCAGAAAGTGAGGATCCAATTGTGACAAATGCTGTTCAGATACTCACTAACACTCAAGGACGAGACAATCATGTAATAAACCAG GTTGGGATATTGCTGCGAGAGCTATGCAAACTACATGGAGTACCAGAACCCCCAGACTTAGATTCATTATCCTTGCCAGTACATCCAGCGCCCCCTCAACACAG AGTACCAAGTGTCACATCAAATGGTGCTGAATCTGGTACAGAGGAAGATGAGGAAATGGCAGCTGAGGAAGATGACTCTGAAGGAGAAGATGACTTGCCACTTGAGATGGTTGAAGATGCTGGCCGTAGCAACAAG GATGACATGGAAACTGAACATTTAGCGACACTAGAGCGACTGAGACAGAACCAAAGGCAGGACTATCTATCCGGCAGTGTGTCTGGCAGTCTCCAAGCCACGGACAGACTCATGAAGGAGCTCCGGGACATATACCGTTCACACTCTTTCAAGAATAATATGTATTCCATTG AATTAGTAAACGACTCACTATATGAATGGAACATCAGACTGCGCTCTGTGGATCCTGACAGTCCACTACACAACGACCTCCTCCTGCTGAAAGAAAAGGAGGGAAAAGACTCTATTCTTCTCAACATTATATTCAAGGAAACTTATCCATTCGAGCCGCCTTTTGTGCGTGTTGTTTATCCTATAATCTCAG GAGGCTATGTATTAGTCGGAGGTGCGATATGTATGGAGCTATTAACGAAGCAAGGCTGGTCATCCGCGTACACTGTGGAAGCGGTGATCATGCAGATAGCCGCCACCCTGGTGAAGGGCAAGGCTCGGATCCAGTTCAGTGCCACCAAAGTTGTTTCACAGACTCAGTACAGTCTGGCCCGTGCACAGCAGAGCTTCAAATGTCTTGTTCAGATACATGAGAAAAATG GCTGGTTCACACCTCCGAAAGAGGATGGGTAA
- the LOC692915 gene encoding ubiquitin conjugating enzyme E2 isoform X1, with amino-acid sequence MACLNTLKLEIKTLEQVFPKNHERFQIMSASVDELTCRFVGKNGKKYEIHANITETYPTTPPVWFAESEDPIVTNAVQILTNTQGRDNHVINQVGILLRELCKLHGVPEPPDLDSLSLPVHPAPPQHRVPSVTSNGAESGTEEDEEMAAEEDDSEGEDDLPLEMVEDAGRSNKDDMETEHLATLERLRQNQRQDYLSGSVSGSLQATDRLMKELRDIYRSHSFKNNMYSIELVNDSLYEWNIRLRSVDPDSPLHNDLLLLKEKEGKDSILLNIIFKETYPFEPPFVRVVYPIISGGYVLVGGAICMELLTKQGWSSAYTVEAVIMQIAATLVKGKARIQFSATKVVSQTQYSLARAQQSFKCLVQIHEKNGEQFIMYLCKNDFNQNLSFTFCFFFKLAIEYH; translated from the exons ATGGCTTGCTTAAATACCCTTAAGTTAGAAATTAAAACATTAGAACAAGTGTTTCCAAAAAACCATGAACGTTTTCAGATAATGTCAGCTAGTGTCGACGAACTGACCTGCAGGTTCGTTGGCAAAAATGGAAAGAAATATGAAATACACGCAAACATAACT GAAACATACCCCACCACACCACCAGTCTGGTTTGCAGAAAGTGAGGATCCAATTGTGACAAATGCTGTTCAGATACTCACTAACACTCAAGGACGAGACAATCATGTAATAAACCAG GTTGGGATATTGCTGCGAGAGCTATGCAAACTACATGGAGTACCAGAACCCCCAGACTTAGATTCATTATCCTTGCCAGTACATCCAGCGCCCCCTCAACACAG AGTACCAAGTGTCACATCAAATGGTGCTGAATCTGGTACAGAGGAAGATGAGGAAATGGCAGCTGAGGAAGATGACTCTGAAGGAGAAGATGACTTGCCACTTGAGATGGTTGAAGATGCTGGCCGTAGCAACAAG GATGACATGGAAACTGAACATTTAGCGACACTAGAGCGACTGAGACAGAACCAAAGGCAGGACTATCTATCCGGCAGTGTGTCTGGCAGTCTCCAAGCCACGGACAGACTCATGAAGGAGCTCCGGGACATATACCGTTCACACTCTTTCAAGAATAATATGTATTCCATTG AATTAGTAAACGACTCACTATATGAATGGAACATCAGACTGCGCTCTGTGGATCCTGACAGTCCACTACACAACGACCTCCTCCTGCTGAAAGAAAAGGAGGGAAAAGACTCTATTCTTCTCAACATTATATTCAAGGAAACTTATCCATTCGAGCCGCCTTTTGTGCGTGTTGTTTATCCTATAATCTCAG GAGGCTATGTATTAGTCGGAGGTGCGATATGTATGGAGCTATTAACGAAGCAAGGCTGGTCATCCGCGTACACTGTGGAAGCGGTGATCATGCAGATAGCCGCCACCCTGGTGAAGGGCAAGGCTCGGATCCAGTTCAGTGCCACCAAAGTTGTTTCACAGACTCAGTACAGTCTGGCCCGTGCACAGCAGAGCTTCAAATGTCTTGTTCAGATACATGAGAAAAATGGTGAGCAGTTTATTATGTATCTATGTAAAAATGACTTTAACCAAAACTTAtcttttactttttgttttttttttaaactggctATTGAATATCATTAA